One Pseudomonas sp. C27(2019) DNA window includes the following coding sequences:
- a CDS encoding penicillin acylase family protein has protein sequence MRRLLGLPTSYLPAICTALLLSTLAGLSGCQLLESRAAKGVVPDSGVLRVQGIAQSSHIAKNAAGMPLIEASNFHDVLFTLGYSHASDRLTQMLELRLLAQGRLAELHGAQMLDLDRLMRAINLQADAQTLYKNASKNLHRYFEVYARGINAYLYQMRDNLPAELAQANFKPDYWKAEDSALLFSLFSFSQSGNVSEEVLALTLAQHLDTEQLPWLFPIYPDEPLALNDTQKLLALPRSVVQNSALRDSSLQLLATLNQLSAVNSLQAPLASSWAISPQHSANRRSLLALNTLQAVQPTHQALNEPKPQPALYSWVNIQSPQLQAAGLSIPGMPLLLSGFNGKLAYSLSAVMADTQDVFIEKLRQHNGRLEYFADDTWQPAQQRMETFFIRGQRPVREALYRTAHGPLIASLPSTSSNGYGLALQLTQSTDDRSLNTLWQLSRSKDVEQATQIIQDLRALPVNVLLADAQHIAWQVTGTYPNRRNSRGLFPSPGWDASVAWEGYADPMLYPYDQDPPQGWLSAANQRLTQPGYGMQLSSSWANPERAENLALQLSKKPIAASLATQNNLQQRPWLVAQLQQMLNAGAMPAALQQAIEGLASAQQATAQQTLQRFLDLHAGQPLSQQQAAWLERFLSQTQAQLFKTELQTLPASIQQAFALHNQHSYPAWLDHLLGREDSPFWATLSTSKAQFLVDNLLSSQQATSQTLLEAQTVSRQIMLVDFSRSIPLSAASFSGQSDNPYSPHYQLDVGVAGAFYPLPVNYKDINSVYGKQRLTLLPAR, from the coding sequence ATGCGCCGATTGCTTGGCTTGCCAACCTCTTATTTGCCTGCCATTTGTACTGCGCTGCTACTGAGCACGCTGGCTGGTTTGTCTGGCTGTCAGCTGTTGGAGTCGCGCGCGGCGAAAGGTGTCGTGCCGGATAGCGGTGTGCTGCGTGTGCAAGGTATTGCTCAATCCAGTCATATTGCAAAAAACGCCGCGGGTATGCCGTTGATTGAGGCGAGTAACTTTCACGATGTACTCTTTACCTTAGGTTACAGCCACGCCAGTGATCGCCTCACGCAAATGCTAGAACTGCGTTTATTAGCGCAAGGGCGTTTAGCTGAGTTGCATGGTGCGCAAATGCTTGATCTCGACCGTTTAATGCGCGCAATTAACCTGCAAGCCGATGCGCAGACCCTGTATAAAAACGCATCGAAAAACCTGCACAGGTATTTCGAGGTCTATGCACGCGGGATCAATGCCTATCTGTATCAAATGCGTGACAACCTGCCAGCAGAATTAGCACAGGCAAACTTCAAGCCTGACTACTGGAAAGCCGAAGACAGCGCCTTACTTTTTAGCCTGTTTAGCTTTAGCCAAAGCGGCAATGTATCTGAGGAAGTTTTAGCCCTAACGCTTGCTCAGCATTTAGACACTGAACAATTGCCTTGGCTATTTCCCATTTACCCCGATGAACCACTGGCTCTGAATGACACGCAAAAATTGTTAGCCCTGCCCCGCTCAGTTGTGCAAAACAGCGCATTGCGTGACAGCAGCCTGCAACTGTTAGCTACACTAAATCAACTCTCTGCTGTCAATTCATTGCAAGCGCCCTTGGCCAGCAGTTGGGCGATCAGCCCGCAGCACAGCGCCAATCGCCGCAGTTTGTTAGCCCTTAACACACTGCAAGCGGTGCAACCTACGCATCAGGCTTTGAACGAGCCCAAACCACAACCTGCACTGTACAGCTGGGTCAATATTCAGTCGCCACAACTGCAAGCAGCAGGCCTGTCAATTCCTGGCATGCCGTTATTACTCTCGGGCTTTAATGGAAAACTGGCCTATAGCCTCAGCGCGGTGATGGCCGACACCCAGGACGTATTTATTGAAAAATTGCGCCAGCACAATGGCCGCCTTGAATACTTTGCTGATGACACATGGCAACCGGCACAGCAGCGTATGGAAACTTTTTTTATTCGTGGTCAGCGCCCTGTACGCGAAGCGCTTTACCGCACAGCACATGGCCCGTTAATCGCTTCGCTGCCAAGCACCAGCAGCAACGGTTATGGCTTAGCGCTGCAACTTACTCAAAGTACCGATGACCGCAGCTTAAATACACTGTGGCAGTTGTCGCGCAGTAAAGATGTTGAGCAGGCCACACAAATTATTCAAGATTTACGCGCGCTCCCCGTCAATGTTTTGCTGGCCGATGCCCAGCATATTGCTTGGCAAGTGACCGGCACCTACCCTAATCGTCGCAACAGCCGTGGTTTGTTTCCTTCGCCGGGCTGGGATGCCAGTGTGGCATGGGAAGGCTATGCCGATCCGATGCTTTACCCTTATGATCAAGATCCGCCACAAGGCTGGCTCAGCGCTGCCAACCAACGCCTGACCCAGCCCGGTTACGGCATGCAATTATCCAGCAGTTGGGCCAATCCTGAGCGTGCAGAAAACCTAGCGCTGCAGTTGAGTAAAAAGCCCATCGCAGCCAGCCTTGCCACGCAAAATAACCTACAGCAGCGGCCGTGGCTGGTTGCGCAGTTACAGCAGATGCTAAACGCTGGCGCTATGCCAGCCGCACTGCAGCAGGCAATTGAGGGATTAGCGAGCGCACAACAAGCAACAGCACAACAAACGCTGCAGAGATTTTTAGATTTGCATGCGGGACAGCCTTTATCACAACAGCAGGCTGCTTGGCTTGAGCGCTTTTTAAGCCAAACACAAGCGCAGTTGTTTAAAACTGAGCTGCAGACGCTACCTGCCAGCATCCAACAAGCCTTTGCTTTGCATAATCAGCATAGCTATCCAGCTTGGCTGGATCATCTGCTAGGACGCGAGGACAGCCCGTTTTGGGCAACGCTGTCAACCTCAAAAGCACAGTTCTTAGTGGACAATTTATTGAGTAGTCAGCAAGCAACCAGCCAGACCCTGCTAGAAGCGCAGACGGTCAGCAGGCAAATCATGCTGGTGGACTTTTCACGTTCGATACCGCTATCTGCGGCAAGTTTTAGTGGGCAATCAGATAATCCCTACAGCCCGCATTATCAGTTAGACGTGGGTGTTGCAGGCGCCTTCTATCCATTGCCCGTCAACTATAAAGATATTAACTCGGTATATGGCAAACAGCGCCTGACCTTATTACCCGCACGTTAA
- a CDS encoding class I SAM-dependent methyltransferase → MLQTEKHYVQWQDNETSRNSRWLSESNQPPPARIVIVDDQTTADQAYRFACEGTSMLWRGDFHNARQLLQAMTRRIERTEQRKASKAAKSGKASTDATAIPNLFHLQRQAQGQRSRILSRVLLELDAGYSSRLRRAPDFSAACTAAFGELDEHCLISFRDLQGALGAAQWREKGVPISSLDLSIFPHYGVFAPTRHEYVQLMLDAPLPDTHDLAFDIGTGTGLLAIILAQRGVQQVVAIDLNPRALACAADNIQRLELTNVQLQQADLFPTEQPLANLIVCNPPWLPAKPSSPLEYAVYDANSAMLRGFLQGVSKHLAAQGEVWLILSDLAEHLQLRSREELLSWFSEAGLMVKYRLDTQPKHGRSQDATDPLFAARSAEITSLWCLTLRQQTE, encoded by the coding sequence GTGTTGCAAACAGAAAAACACTATGTGCAGTGGCAGGATAATGAAACCTCTCGCAATAGCCGTTGGTTATCGGAGAGCAATCAACCGCCGCCGGCGCGCATTGTGATTGTTGATGATCAAACCACCGCTGATCAAGCCTATCGTTTTGCCTGTGAAGGTACGTCCATGCTGTGGCGCGGTGATTTTCATAATGCGCGGCAATTGCTGCAGGCGATGACGCGGCGCATCGAGCGCACTGAACAGCGTAAAGCCAGCAAAGCTGCTAAGTCGGGCAAAGCAAGCACTGATGCCACTGCGATACCTAATCTGTTTCACCTGCAGCGCCAAGCTCAAGGGCAACGCTCACGTATTTTAAGTCGGGTGTTATTGGAGTTGGACGCCGGCTATAGCAGTCGTTTGCGTCGTGCGCCTGATTTTAGTGCTGCTTGTACAGCAGCCTTTGGTGAGCTGGATGAGCACTGCCTGATCTCATTTCGCGATCTGCAAGGTGCTTTAGGCGCAGCGCAGTGGCGCGAGAAGGGCGTGCCGATTAGCAGTTTAGACCTGTCTATTTTCCCGCATTACGGCGTATTTGCGCCAACACGCCATGAATATGTGCAGTTGATGCTCGATGCGCCGCTGCCAGACACACATGATCTGGCTTTTGATATTGGTACCGGCACCGGCTTGCTGGCAATTATCTTAGCGCAACGTGGTGTTCAGCAGGTGGTTGCCATCGACCTGAATCCGCGCGCTTTGGCCTGTGCTGCCGACAACATTCAGCGCTTAGAACTGACAAATGTGCAGCTGCAACAGGCGGATTTATTCCCCACTGAACAGCCGTTAGCCAATCTGATTGTTTGCAATCCCCCTTGGCTGCCGGCCAAACCCAGTTCGCCGCTGGAATATGCGGTTTATGATGCCAATAGCGCCATGTTGCGCGGTTTTTTGCAGGGTGTGTCTAAGCATTTAGCAGCGCAAGGTGAGGTTTGGTTAATCCTCTCGGATTTAGCCGAACATTTACAACTGCGCAGCCGCGAAGAGCTACTGAGCTGGTTCAGTGAGGCCGGTTTAATGGTCAAATACCGCCTTGATACCCAACCCAAACACGGCCGCAGCCAAGATGCGACTGATCCGCTGTTCGCCGCGCGCAGTGCGGAAATCACCTCGTTGTGGTGTTTGACTCTAAGGCAGCAGACTGAATAA
- a CDS encoding M48 family metallopeptidase, whose product MSNSLLHTAHKLSFNYGNEHIAFQRVVRAQTDDKVLIKVHPDCRVVVSAPPTVADDEVLAAVQKRGRWIYQQLRDFRQQMEQVIPRQYISGESHYYLGKQYVLKVLETSDNAQGVKLLRGKLEVSLRHKNPDKVHDLLNSWYKTRAKEVFAKRLDAMLEQALWVTERPPLRILTMQTQWGSCSPNGRLTLNPHLVKAPRECIDYVILHELCHIAEHNHSERFYRLMNQVMPQWEKTKKKLDGMANLLLTNSV is encoded by the coding sequence CGCACAAGCTGAGCTTTAATTATGGCAATGAACACATTGCTTTTCAGCGTGTTGTGCGCGCGCAAACCGATGACAAAGTATTGATAAAAGTTCACCCTGATTGCCGTGTGGTGGTATCAGCGCCGCCTACTGTTGCCGATGATGAGGTGCTGGCTGCAGTACAAAAACGTGGACGCTGGATTTATCAGCAATTGCGCGATTTTCGCCAGCAGATGGAACAGGTTATTCCACGCCAATATATCAGCGGTGAAAGTCACTATTATCTGGGTAAGCAATATGTGCTTAAGGTTTTAGAGACTTCAGATAATGCCCAAGGCGTAAAACTCTTACGCGGCAAGCTCGAAGTGTCTTTGCGTCATAAAAACCCTGATAAAGTGCATGATTTATTGAACAGCTGGTACAAAACACGCGCTAAAGAGGTGTTTGCTAAACGTCTTGATGCCATGCTTGAGCAAGCGTTATGGGTAACTGAGCGCCCGCCTCTGCGTATTCTGACAATGCAAACACAATGGGGTAGCTGCTCACCTAACGGACGCTTAACGCTCAACCCGCACTTGGTTAAAGCACCGCGTGAATGCATTGATTATGTGATCTTGCATGAGCTGTGCCATATCGCCGAGCATAATCACAGCGAACGCTTTTATCGCCTGATGAACCAGGTGATGCCGCAATGGGAAAAAACTAAAAAGAAACTCGATGGCATGGCCAACCTGCTGTTAACCAATAGTGTCTAA